In one window of Candidatus Avedoeria danica DNA:
- the secD gene encoding protein translocase subunit SecD, giving the protein MRERTLIWSVVIFMLATIAVVANLDLVVAGYAHPPALLRLLQPHLEPARRSLRLREGLDLKGGLQVLLQAEQQAAVPVTPELLERAKAIIENRVNGLGVTEPVVQTQGVDKIVVELPGVSDPDQAIQTIGKTALLEFIYSGTEALAPSTIVETTNPLTIDLLPEGYQEPYLGNPDNPARDFPESWVKPDDIVIPGRGVNPTRLAPTADANATAASAATPITGTSPTTTTASTDEVTATDALTATEGLTATDGTTATTGTTATLPTTSTAAADATAPVTATDAVTATEPISTGIIAEDETLYPTVLTGDELASASVTLDENLQYAVSFQVKASAAARMQRFTSQHLQKIMPIILDNAVISSPTLQGAIGAEGQITGQFTKADAESLAAQINSGSLPLKLNVVGQTAIGPTLGSSAISSAVNGGVLGLLVVMLFMLLYYRVPGIVANVALLLYTLFSLTIFRMLPVTLTLAGIAGFVLSIGMAVDANILIFERMKEELRAGRRIAKAMESGFERAWPSIRDSNASTLITCVILFWFGNQFGASIVKGFAVTLALGVLTSMFTAIIVTRLLLKASHRLGLHEGDDGAGVLESSRLRAMFGI; this is encoded by the coding sequence ATGCGCGAGCGAACGCTCATCTGGTCGGTGGTGATCTTCATGCTGGCCACGATTGCGGTGGTCGCCAACCTCGACCTCGTCGTGGCCGGCTACGCGCATCCTCCGGCGCTGCTGCGACTCCTGCAGCCCCATCTCGAGCCTGCCCGCCGCTCGCTGCGCCTGCGCGAGGGCCTGGACTTGAAGGGCGGCCTGCAAGTGCTCCTCCAGGCGGAGCAGCAGGCGGCGGTCCCGGTGACGCCCGAACTGCTCGAGCGCGCGAAGGCCATCATCGAGAACCGCGTGAACGGCCTCGGCGTGACCGAGCCCGTCGTTCAGACGCAGGGCGTGGACAAGATCGTCGTCGAGCTGCCGGGCGTCAGCGATCCGGATCAGGCGATCCAGACCATCGGCAAGACGGCGCTCCTCGAGTTCATCTACAGCGGCACCGAGGCCCTCGCGCCCTCCACGATCGTCGAGACGACGAACCCGTTGACGATCGACCTCCTGCCGGAAGGCTACCAGGAGCCGTACCTCGGCAACCCGGACAACCCGGCGCGCGACTTCCCGGAGTCGTGGGTGAAGCCCGACGACATCGTGATCCCCGGCCGGGGCGTCAACCCGACGCGCCTGGCGCCGACGGCCGACGCGAACGCCACGGCGGCGAGCGCTGCAACGCCGATCACCGGGACGTCGCCGACGACGACCACGGCATCGACGGATGAAGTGACGGCCACGGACGCACTGACGGCCACCGAGGGCCTGACGGCCACCGACGGAACCACGGCGACGACCGGCACGACCGCGACGCTTCCGACGACGTCGACCGCGGCCGCCGACGCCACCGCGCCGGTCACCGCCACGGACGCCGTGACCGCCACCGAGCCGATCTCGACCGGCATCATCGCCGAGGACGAGACGCTCTACCCGACCGTACTGACCGGCGACGAGCTCGCATCGGCGTCCGTGACGCTCGACGAGAACCTGCAGTACGCCGTCTCGTTCCAGGTGAAGGCCAGCGCCGCGGCGCGGATGCAGCGCTTCACGTCGCAGCACCTCCAGAAGATCATGCCGATCATCCTCGACAACGCCGTGATCAGCTCGCCCACCCTGCAGGGCGCGATCGGTGCGGAGGGCCAGATCACGGGCCAGTTCACGAAGGCCGATGCTGAGTCGCTGGCGGCCCAGATCAACTCCGGGTCGCTGCCGCTCAAGCTGAACGTCGTCGGCCAGACCGCCATCGGCCCGACGCTCGGCAGCTCGGCGATCTCGTCGGCGGTGAACGGCGGCGTGCTCGGGCTGCTCGTCGTCATGCTCTTCATGCTCCTGTACTATCGGGTGCCGGGCATCGTCGCCAACGTTGCGCTCCTGCTGTACACCCTGTTCTCGCTGACGATCTTCCGGATGCTGCCCGTCACGCTCACGCTGGCCGGCATCGCCGGCTTCGTGCTCTCGATCGGCATGGCCGTCGACGCGAACATCCTGATCTTCGAACGGATGAAAGAGGAGCTGCGGGCAGGCCGACGGATCGCCAAGGCGATGGAGAGCGGCTTCGAGCGCGCCTGGCCGAGCATCCGCGACTCGAACGCGAGCACGCTCATCACGTGCGTCATCCTCTTCTGGTTCGGCAACCAGTTCGGCGCGAGCATCGTCAAGGGCTTCGCCGTGACGCTGGCGCTCGGCGTGCTGACGTCCATGTTCACGGCCATCATCGTCACCCGCCTCCTGCTGAAGGCCTCCCACCGCCTCGGCCTGCACGAGGGCGACGACGGTGCCGGCGTCCTGGAAAGCAGCCGCCTGCGGGCGATGTTCGGCATCTAG
- a CDS encoding CBS domain-containing protein has translation MTRDPRTCTPDASVAAARARMERDDVNSLLVVDVDGNLHGVVTWTDVLTAWPSPFDDLEPAEVRELMARVGVAEIMSRDIASVEPDATISEAVNLMFERKISLLPVLEGGRVVGILTNADLRQGLVRVLSERAGGVD, from the coding sequence ATGACCCGCGACCCGCGCACGTGCACGCCTGACGCCAGCGTCGCGGCGGCGCGGGCGCGGATGGAGCGGGACGACGTGAACAGCCTGCTCGTCGTCGACGTGGACGGCAACCTGCATGGCGTCGTCACGTGGACGGACGTCCTCACGGCGTGGCCGTCGCCGTTCGACGACCTCGAGCCGGCCGAGGTGCGCGAGCTGATGGCGCGCGTCGGGGTGGCGGAGATCATGAGCCGCGACATCGCCTCGGTCGAGCCCGATGCCACGATCTCCGAGGCCGTCAACCTGATGTTCGAGCGGAAGATCAGCCTGTTGCCCGTCCTCGAAGGCGGGCGCGTCGTCGGCATCCTGACGAACGCCGACCTGCGTCAGGGCCTCGTGCGCGTCCTGTCCGAACGAGCCGGCGGCGTGGATTGA
- a CDS encoding ATP-binding cassette domain-containing protein, whose translation MSGDVPPDRAVQVSHLVKHYGASVAVDDLSFDVQSGEIFGLLGPNGAGKTSTIRMLLGLLVPTDGEIEVLGARDVRSVLPRIGYLPEERGLYRDVRVDDCLVYLAGLKGVPRAEARRRITVGLSALDLPGIERRVIKTLSRGQQQKVQFLATVVHRPELLIIDEPFSGLDPVNTRVLRDFLLGLRAAGTTIVMCTHQMNRIEELCDRLLMLQGGRSVLYGGVQAIRRAHSGDRVRVVLADEATAAARLAGLPGVAEAVPSADGVMLRLAPTTTHAALLAALAAQPELAVQRFEVYLPSLEEIFLKVAGDGDPTDETGAVA comes from the coding sequence TTGAGCGGCGACGTTCCGCCCGATCGCGCCGTACAGGTTTCGCATCTCGTCAAGCACTACGGCGCCAGCGTCGCCGTCGACGACCTCTCGTTCGATGTTCAGTCCGGCGAGATCTTCGGCCTGCTCGGCCCGAACGGCGCCGGCAAGACCTCGACGATCCGCATGCTCCTCGGCCTGCTCGTGCCGACGGACGGCGAGATCGAGGTTCTCGGCGCCCGCGACGTGCGAAGCGTCCTGCCGCGCATCGGTTACCTGCCGGAGGAGCGCGGCCTGTACCGCGACGTGCGGGTCGACGACTGCCTGGTCTACCTCGCCGGCCTGAAGGGCGTGCCGCGCGCGGAGGCGCGGCGCCGGATCACGGTCGGCCTCTCGGCGCTCGACCTGCCGGGCATCGAGCGCCGCGTGATCAAGACGCTCTCGCGCGGCCAGCAGCAAAAGGTCCAGTTCCTGGCCACCGTCGTCCACCGCCCGGAGCTCCTGATCATCGACGAGCCGTTCAGCGGCCTCGATCCCGTGAACACCCGCGTGCTGCGCGACTTCCTGCTCGGCCTGCGCGCCGCCGGCACGACGATCGTCATGTGCACGCACCAGATGAACCGGATCGAGGAGCTGTGCGATCGGCTGCTCATGCTCCAAGGCGGGCGGAGCGTCCTGTACGGCGGCGTGCAGGCGATCCGCCGCGCCCACTCCGGCGACCGCGTGCGCGTCGTCCTCGCCGATGAGGCGACCGCGGCGGCACGGCTGGCCGGGCTGCCGGGCGTGGCCGAGGCCGTGCCGAGCGCGGACGGCGTCATGCTCCGCCTGGCCCCGACGACGACGCACGCGGCCCTCCTCGCGGCGCTGGCCGCGCAGCCGGAGCTGGCCGTCCAGCGCTTCGAGGTCTACCTGCCGTCGCTCGAGGAGATCTTCCTCAAGGTCGCCGGCGACGGCGATCCGACCGACGAGACGGGTGCCGTCGCGTGA
- a CDS encoding ABC transporter permease — protein sequence MIRAAGRVARFEYMRHVRSKQFLGTTFGMPLFMLLVGGFAAWSGSTAQDATTHPWGYVGAGLPPAAAEALSTTDLRPFADVETAAAALAAGAVGGYAAYDGALGYRVTAWEPLPDGVSESLSEAIRAEALSAAPPELRAAFDEPATIVYALAAAPDHVRSSGTLWATLAVAFAVPLALTLAVLFSTTLLVTAVAEEKANRLIECLATSVAPLALVGGKVVGLGLLALTQLGIWAAGAAAAAVIGLRLGVPGATLAAMPWPTVALAGIWLVGGYLVQAALVVGLGIAIGEPREAQQVAGFASLGLVLPFSLAGLLVFRPASPAAVWLSILPLTSPVAMPIRLLLSAVPLGQAVASAALLALTAVLALWAAGAVFRWAMLRPPIRWRRRAKAAQP from the coding sequence GTGATCCGCGCCGCCGGTCGCGTGGCGCGCTTCGAGTACATGCGCCACGTGCGCTCCAAGCAGTTCCTCGGCACGACGTTCGGGATGCCGCTGTTCATGCTGCTCGTCGGCGGCTTCGCGGCATGGTCGGGCAGCACGGCGCAGGACGCCACGACCCATCCATGGGGCTACGTCGGCGCCGGCCTGCCGCCGGCCGCGGCCGAAGCGCTGTCGACCACCGACCTCCGGCCGTTCGCCGACGTCGAGACGGCGGCCGCCGCGCTGGCCGCCGGCGCCGTCGGCGGCTACGCGGCGTACGACGGCGCGCTCGGCTACCGCGTGACGGCGTGGGAGCCGCTGCCGGACGGCGTGTCCGAATCCCTGTCGGAAGCGATCCGCGCCGAGGCGCTGTCCGCCGCGCCGCCCGAGCTGCGCGCCGCGTTCGACGAGCCGGCGACGATCGTCTACGCGCTCGCTGCGGCCCCGGACCACGTGCGCTCGTCCGGCACGCTGTGGGCGACGCTGGCCGTCGCTTTCGCCGTGCCGCTCGCCCTCACGCTGGCGGTCCTGTTCAGCACGACGCTCCTCGTCACGGCCGTGGCGGAGGAGAAGGCGAACCGGCTGATCGAGTGCCTGGCCACGTCGGTGGCGCCGCTGGCGCTCGTCGGCGGCAAGGTGGTCGGGCTCGGCCTGCTCGCGCTGACGCAGCTCGGGATCTGGGCGGCCGGCGCCGCTGCGGCGGCCGTCATCGGCCTGCGGCTGGGCGTGCCGGGTGCGACGCTGGCGGCCATGCCGTGGCCGACGGTGGCGCTGGCCGGGATCTGGCTCGTCGGCGGCTACCTGGTGCAGGCGGCGCTCGTCGTCGGCCTCGGCATCGCGATCGGCGAGCCGCGCGAGGCCCAGCAGGTGGCCGGGTTCGCCAGCCTCGGGCTCGTCCTGCCGTTCAGCCTGGCCGGACTCCTCGTGTTCCGCCCCGCCAGCCCGGCCGCCGTCTGGCTGTCGATTCTCCCGCTGACGTCGCCGGTGGCCATGCCCATCCGGCTCCTGCTCTCGGCCGTGCCGCTCGGCCAGGCCGTCGCCTCGGCCGCCCTCCTGGCCCTCACGGCCGTGCTCGCGCTGTGGGCCGCCGGCGCCGTCTTCCGCTGGGCGATGCTCCGCCCGCCGATCCGGTGGCGACGCCGCGCCAAGGCGGCCCAACCGTGA
- a CDS encoding ABC transporter permease, whose product MTLPRWHRVATIAGREFAWHLRRKSFLLTTFGLPVVGLIVGGVTLVVGTGVAVEVGAAVGRALEVDELRRSADAPRIGWVDEADGGTDDAAAPAEDDTFRAFADIDDAGEALAAGEVDSVFVVPSDFPRRHDVVRLARSWAPPSGDVGAVTDRLRRRVWPDAPPEVTAAMVRPQQRIDVDLIAPPASVAAEAEAAAGADDPSRLMLVLAVGLLLYTTIFTASSYLMQSVTTEKENRVIEVLLTSVSPLELLAGKVTGLGMLGGLQLLIWGGFGLLSLNVGAVFIAAAATIRFGPTVLMLAAAYFVFGYLFYASLMGAVGALVPSFQESGPLTFVVLLPAWLPFFVLELLMRQPNGTLGRALSLFPPTAPLVMMLRLSSGPVPAWEVALSLALLVAGAAAVLALAARVFATNQLLAGEGFNLRRGVAVLMGRT is encoded by the coding sequence GTGACCCTCCCGCGCTGGCACCGCGTCGCGACGATCGCCGGGCGTGAGTTCGCCTGGCACCTGCGCCGCAAGTCGTTCCTCCTCACGACCTTCGGCCTGCCGGTCGTCGGGCTCATCGTCGGCGGTGTGACGCTGGTCGTCGGCACCGGCGTGGCGGTGGAGGTCGGGGCGGCGGTCGGTCGGGCGCTCGAGGTGGACGAGCTGCGCCGCAGCGCCGACGCGCCGCGGATCGGCTGGGTGGATGAGGCCGACGGCGGCACCGACGACGCGGCCGCGCCTGCCGAGGACGACACGTTTCGCGCGTTCGCCGACATCGACGACGCGGGTGAGGCGCTGGCCGCCGGCGAGGTCGACAGCGTCTTCGTCGTGCCGTCCGACTTCCCGCGCCGCCACGACGTCGTCCGCCTCGCGCGCTCGTGGGCGCCGCCGAGCGGCGATGTCGGCGCCGTGACGGACCGGCTGCGCAGACGCGTCTGGCCCGACGCGCCGCCCGAGGTGACCGCGGCCATGGTGCGCCCGCAGCAGCGGATCGACGTCGACCTCATCGCGCCGCCGGCGTCCGTCGCGGCCGAGGCCGAGGCCGCCGCCGGCGCGGACGATCCGTCCCGGCTCATGCTCGTCCTGGCCGTCGGCCTGCTGCTCTACACCACGATCTTCACGGCGTCGTCCTACCTCATGCAGAGCGTGACGACCGAAAAGGAGAACCGCGTCATCGAGGTCCTCCTGACGTCCGTGTCGCCGCTCGAGCTCCTGGCGGGCAAGGTGACCGGCCTCGGCATGCTCGGCGGGCTCCAGCTGCTGATCTGGGGCGGCTTCGGGCTGCTGTCGCTGAACGTCGGCGCCGTGTTCATCGCCGCCGCGGCCACGATCCGCTTCGGCCCGACGGTGCTGATGCTGGCCGCAGCCTACTTCGTGTTCGGGTACTTGTTCTACGCCAGCCTGATGGGTGCGGTCGGCGCGCTCGTGCCGTCGTTCCAGGAGAGCGGACCGCTGACGTTCGTCGTGCTGCTGCCCGCCTGGCTGCCGTTCTTCGTGCTCGAGCTGCTGATGCGCCAGCCCAACGGCACCCTCGGCCGCGCGCTGAGCCTCTTTCCGCCCACGGCGCCGCTCGTGATGATGCTGCGCCTGTCGAGCGGCCCGGTGCCGGCGTGGGAGGTTGCCCTCAGCCTCGCGCTGCTCGTCGCCGGCGCGGCGGCCGTGCTGGCGCTGGCGGCGCGCGTCTTCGCGACGAACCAGCTGCTGGCCGGCGAGGGGTTCAACTTGCGGCGGGGGGTGGCGGTGCTGATGGGGCGGACGTGA
- the secF gene encoding protein translocase subunit SecF, which yields MFDIIGKRYWFIAFSALILVPGLISIVLNGIPVSIDYKGGTVYYMEFDPGTEASDADVSAVYAAQGISDAQVVTVVGDEGAGRGFQVRSTEILPDGKVALDAALVTAIGPHKTLRFESVGASVGRLVTQNAALAVLFSALMICLYLTVQFRHMQHPVRYGVAAIISLLHDVLLVLGIASLMGYFFGWEVDALFLTALLTVIGFSVHDSIVVFDRIRENSGRLRGMAYERIVNHSIVQTLDRSINTQLTALFTLVAIYVFSTGQLQRFLFWLIIGLISGTYSSIANAAPILVIWANREWTRWFGRGKDDSLVTAG from the coding sequence ATGTTCGACATCATCGGCAAGCGCTACTGGTTCATTGCGTTCTCGGCACTCATCTTGGTGCCCGGATTGATCAGCATCGTCCTGAACGGCATCCCGGTGTCGATCGACTACAAGGGCGGTACGGTCTACTACATGGAGTTCGATCCCGGCACCGAGGCATCGGACGCCGACGTGAGTGCGGTGTACGCGGCGCAGGGAATCAGCGACGCCCAGGTCGTGACCGTCGTCGGCGACGAGGGCGCGGGCCGCGGCTTCCAGGTTCGATCCACCGAGATCCTGCCGGACGGCAAGGTTGCGCTCGACGCGGCCCTGGTGACGGCCATCGGTCCGCACAAGACGCTGCGCTTCGAGTCCGTCGGCGCCTCGGTCGGGCGGCTCGTCACGCAGAACGCGGCGCTGGCGGTGTTGTTCTCGGCGCTCATGATCTGCCTCTACCTGACCGTCCAGTTCCGGCACATGCAGCATCCGGTCCGCTATGGCGTCGCCGCGATCATCTCACTCCTGCACGACGTCCTCCTCGTCCTCGGCATCGCTTCGCTCATGGGCTACTTCTTCGGCTGGGAGGTCGACGCGCTCTTCCTGACCGCGCTGTTGACCGTCATCGGCTTCTCGGTCCATGACTCGATCGTCGTGTTCGACCGCATTCGCGAGAACAGCGGCCGGCTGCGTGGCATGGCCTATGAGCGGATCGTCAACCATTCCATCGTCCAGACGCTCGACCGGTCGATCAATACGCAGCTCACGGCGCTCTTCACGCTCGTGGCGATCTACGTGTTCAGCACCGGTCAGCTGCAGCGCTTCCTGTTCTGGCTGATCATCGGCCTGATCAGCGGGACGTACTCGTCCATCGCCAACGCCGCCCCCATCCTCGTGATCTGGGCGAACCGCGAGTGGACGCGCTGGTTCGGGCGCGGCAAGGACGATTCGCTCGTCACGGCCGGTTGA
- a CDS encoding ABC transporter ATP-binding protein, whose amino-acid sequence MIEAIDLVKRYGAFEALNGLTLRVGRGEIFGFLGPNGAGKTTTIRILTGLLQPTSGIARIGGHDLATDPLAARAIVSFIPDTPYLYEKLTAREFIHFVAGLYKTPPEIATRRMEELLEVFDLADRADDLIEGYSHGMRQKTVMIAALVHDPQVLFLDEPTVGLDPRSAKLMRDVYRQLAARGATIFLSTHILEIAERMCDRIGIVQNGELIALGTMDELRQLAAQNTSLEDIFLELTGGAAFAEIARVLA is encoded by the coding sequence ATGATCGAAGCGATCGACCTCGTCAAGCGCTACGGCGCGTTCGAGGCGTTGAACGGTCTGACGCTGCGCGTCGGCCGGGGCGAGATCTTCGGCTTCCTCGGCCCGAACGGCGCCGGCAAGACGACGACGATCCGCATCCTCACCGGTCTGCTCCAGCCCACGTCCGGCATCGCCCGGATCGGCGGCCACGACCTGGCGACGGACCCGCTGGCGGCGCGGGCGATCGTGTCGTTCATCCCCGACACGCCCTATCTGTACGAGAAGCTGACCGCCCGCGAGTTCATCCACTTCGTGGCCGGCCTCTACAAGACGCCGCCCGAAATCGCCACGCGGCGCATGGAAGAGCTGCTCGAGGTCTTCGACCTGGCCGACCGCGCGGACGACCTGATCGAGGGCTACTCGCACGGGATGCGGCAGAAGACGGTGATGATCGCCGCCCTCGTCCACGATCCGCAGGTGCTGTTCCTGGACGAGCCGACGGTCGGCCTCGACCCGCGCTCGGCCAAGCTCATGCGCGACGTCTACCGCCAACTGGCGGCGCGCGGCGCGACGATCTTCCTGTCGACGCACATCCTCGAGATCGCCGAGCGGATGTGCGACCGGATCGGCATCGTCCAGAACGGCGAACTCATCGCGCTCGGGACGATGGACGAGCTGCGACAGCTGGCCGCGCAGAACACGTCGCTCGAGGACATCTTCCTCGAGCTGACGGGCGGCGCCGCGTTCGCCGAGATCGCCCGGGTCCTGGCGTGA
- a CDS encoding ABC transporter permease: MPVSDDEKLAREKALADAHDKQVDPPPHRAVNRRSVRYVVSRLLGTPASILGTLLLIGFGAIALAAPMLAPCPPDQKITCQQHVYKVPRYGFTTQPEAPSAAHRFGLTPQRNDIYYGVIWGTRTAFKAGVTIIALALVLGLTIGSIAAYYGGWIDEVLMRIVEIFQAFPYLLAALTLATVLRGGGGDWLEAILGPNSIAPAIIPLVAFGWMGYARLVRADILSVKERDYVAASRALGASDGRIIVQHILPNSIFPVLVVASLDIGTVVQSFAALAFFGLGVPKGYADWGQMIATARNVIFTIDRDWYIVVYPGTALVLFSLAWNLIGDTVRDILDPRQSREG, from the coding sequence ATGCCGGTGTCAGACGACGAAAAGCTCGCCCGCGAGAAGGCGTTGGCGGACGCACACGACAAGCAGGTCGATCCGCCGCCCCATCGCGCCGTCAACCGGCGCTCGGTGCGCTACGTCGTCAGCCGCCTGCTCGGCACGCCGGCATCCATCCTCGGCACGCTGCTGCTCATTGGGTTCGGCGCGATTGCCCTCGCTGCCCCCATGCTTGCGCCCTGCCCGCCCGACCAGAAGATCACGTGCCAGCAGCACGTCTACAAAGTGCCCCGCTATGGCTTCACAACCCAACCCGAGGCGCCGAGCGCCGCCCACCGCTTCGGACTCACGCCGCAGCGCAACGACATCTATTACGGCGTCATCTGGGGCACCCGCACCGCCTTCAAGGCCGGCGTGACGATCATCGCCTTGGCGCTCGTTCTCGGGTTGACGATCGGCTCGATCGCCGCCTACTACGGTGGCTGGATCGACGAGGTCCTCATGCGGATCGTCGAGATCTTCCAGGCCTTCCCGTACCTCCTCGCCGCGCTCACGCTGGCCACGGTCCTGCGCGGCGGCGGCGGCGACTGGCTGGAGGCGATCCTCGGCCCGAACTCGATCGCGCCCGCGATCATCCCGCTCGTCGCGTTCGGCTGGATGGGCTATGCCCGACTCGTGCGCGCCGATATCCTGTCCGTGAAGGAACGCGACTACGTCGCCGCCTCGCGCGCCCTCGGTGCCAGCGATGGCCGGATCATCGTCCAGCACATCCTGCCCAACAGCATCTTTCCCGTCCTGGTCGTCGCGTCGCTGGACATCGGCACCGTCGTCCAGTCGTTCGCCGCACTGGCCTTCTTCGGCCTCGGCGTTCCCAAGGGCTACGCCGACTGGGGCCAGATGATCGCCACGGCCCGCAACGTCATCTTCACGATCGATCGCGACTGGTACATCGTCGTGTACCCGGGCACCGCCCTCGTGCTGTTCTCGCTCGCGTGGAACCTGATCGGCGACACGGTGCGGGACATCCTGGATCCGCGCCAGTCGCGGGAGGGGTAA
- a CDS encoding ABC transporter permease, with amino-acid sequence MTSYIIRRLLILPIILLGVTILIFVMLSQLSPGQRVAMYTREVASQENIARLIVQHGLDKPIYVQYVHWLSNIVRGNLGFSKTGGEPVFDMFVRLFPATLELALLSTIPLIALGIWLGMLAALNHNKWQDQILRVVSIIGTSLPLFVFALLLLMLFAARLRWLPPGDRLSLTNQALVDSAAWRVGWAPVTGMYTLDALLRGNLAVFLDALKHLILPVTSLAALNCAVLLRVTRSSMLDTLRQDYIRTALSKGLSYRTVVRKHARPNALLPVVTVGGLMLVSLLNGAAITETVYNLPGVGKRFVAAAVNLDVVTVLGFVLFEGVILIIGNLIVDILYATIDPRIRLG; translated from the coding sequence ATGACCAGCTACATCATCCGCCGGCTGCTGATCCTGCCGATCATCCTGCTCGGCGTGACGATCCTGATCTTCGTGATGCTCTCGCAGCTCTCACCCGGACAGCGCGTGGCGATGTACACGCGCGAGGTGGCGTCGCAGGAGAACATCGCCCGGCTCATCGTGCAGCACGGGCTCGACAAGCCGATCTACGTCCAGTACGTCCATTGGCTGTCGAACATCGTGCGCGGCAACCTGGGGTTCTCGAAGACGGGCGGCGAGCCGGTCTTCGACATGTTCGTTCGCCTTTTCCCCGCGACGCTCGAGCTCGCGCTGCTGTCGACGATCCCGCTGATCGCCTTGGGAATCTGGCTGGGGATGTTGGCGGCACTGAACCACAACAAGTGGCAGGACCAGATCTTGCGCGTCGTCTCGATCATCGGCACCAGCCTGCCGTTGTTCGTTTTTGCGCTCCTCCTGCTCATGTTGTTCGCGGCCCGCCTGCGCTGGCTGCCGCCGGGCGATCGGCTGTCGCTGACCAACCAGGCGCTCGTCGACAGCGCGGCGTGGCGCGTGGGCTGGGCGCCCGTGACCGGGATGTACACGCTGGACGCCCTGCTGCGCGGGAACTTGGCCGTCTTCCTCGATGCGTTGAAGCACCTCATCCTCCCGGTGACGTCGCTGGCCGCTTTGAACTGCGCGGTCCTGCTGCGCGTGACGCGGTCCAGCATGCTGGACACACTGCGCCAGGACTACATCCGCACGGCGCTCTCCAAGGGCCTCTCGTACCGCACCGTCGTCCGGAAGCACGCGCGCCCGAACGCGCTCCTGCCGGTCGTGACGGTGGGCGGGCTGATGCTGGTGTCGCTGCTGAACGGCGCGGCGATCACCGAGACGGTCTACAACCTGCCCGGCGTCGGCAAGCGCTTCGTCGCCGCAGCGGTGAACCTCGACGTCGTGACGGTGCTGGGATTCGTCCTCTTCGAGGGCGTCATCCTCATTATCGGCAACCTCATCGTCGATATCCTGTACGCCACGATCGATCCGCGAATTCGGTTGGGGTAG